From the genome of Vicia villosa cultivar HV-30 ecotype Madison, WI linkage group LG2, Vvil1.0, whole genome shotgun sequence, one region includes:
- the LOC131648372 gene encoding mediator of RNA polymerase II transcription subunit 15a-like, whose product MDTDNGIPNQGDWRSQLHPGSRQRIVNKIMEGLKKHVPVSGQEGLLELQNIAQMFEDKNFTVATSQSDYLKKIATRMLEFEIKSRGTVVTNISSSSLDMLTLETESQDTMANNITSSLETESQDTMANKNGV is encoded by the exons ATGGACACCGATAATGGAATACCGAATCAAGGTGATTGGAGAAGTCAATTGCACCCTGGATCACGCCAAAGAATTGTCAATAAAAT AATGGAAGGTTTAAAAAAGCATGTTCCCGTTTCTGGTCAAGAGGGAttgcttgaacttcagaacattgcCCAAATGTTTGAAGACAAGAATTTTACTGTTGCAACAAGCCAG TCTGACTATCTAAAGAAAATAGCTACGAGGATGCTTGAATTTGAGATTAAATCCCGGGGCACTGTGGTCACCaatatatcatcatcatcattagatATGCTTACATTGGAGACTGAATCCCAGGACACTATGGCCAACAATATAACATCATCTTTGGAGACTGAATCCCAGGACACTATGGCCAACAAAAATGGTGTCTAA